A stretch of DNA from Erwinia aphidicola:
GGAAGTGAAAGTGGGCCTGCTGCGTGACGGTAAACCGGTCACGGTCACCGTTAAGCTGGATAACAGCAGCCAGACGACCGCCAGTGCCGAACTGATGACCCCAGCGCTGCAAGGGGCCACCCTGAGCGACGGCGCGGCCAAAGATGGCACCAAAGGTGTCAAAGTCGACGAGGTGGCGAAAGCGACTCCGGCGGCGCAGTTTGGCCTACAGAAGGATGATGTGATCGTTGGCGTTAACCGCACGCCGGTACAGAATCTGGCAGAGCTGCGTAAACTGCTGGAGACCAAACCGGATCTGCTGGCGCTGAGCATCATGCGCGGCGATGAGAATATCTATCTGCTGCTGCGTTAACCCTGCCACGCGGACACAGGCTACTGTGTCCGCGTAACTCATGCTATCCTGCCAGTCGTTTATTCATACACTGCCTAAAACCATGTTTCCTAAACTTTTGCGTTCAGCGATCTTCGGCCTGATTGTGGCCGCTATCCTTCTGGTAGCCGTGCCGGGCCTGCGGCTGGGCAGCGATCTGCTGTCTACTGCCGACGACAGCGCCGATCTTCAGCCGGTCAGCTACAACGCGGGGGTAAAACGCGCCGCGCCTGCGGTAGTGTATGTTTACAACCGCAGCGCCAACGGCACCAGCGATGTGCTCGGCTCTGGGGTGATCATGGATCCGCGCGGCTATATTCTGACCAACAAGCATGTAATCAACGACGCCAGCCAGATCATCGTCAATCTGCAGGATGGCCGCTACTTTGAAGCGATGCTGGTCGGTTCTGACTCACTGACCGACCTGGCGGTGCTGAAAATCAATGCGGTGAATTTACCGGTGATCCCGATCAATCCGCAGCGCGTCGCGCACGTTGGCGACCTGGTGATGGCGATCGGTAATCCGTATAACATCGGGCAAACGGTGACGCAGGGTATCATTGGCGCCACCGGACGGGTTGGCCTCAGCCCTTCCCGCCATCAGGATTTCCTGCAGACCGATGCGTCTATTAACCGCGGCAACTCAGGCGGCGCGCTGATTAACTCGCTGGGCGAATTGATGGGCATTAACACCCTCTCCTTTGATAAAAGCAGCAACGGCGAAACGCCGGAAGGTCTGGGCTTTGCAATTCCTACCAAGCTGGCGACGAAGGTGATGGAGAAACTGATCCGCGACGGGCGGGTAATACGCGGCTATATCGGCATTACCGGGCGCGAATTCCGCCGCTACAGCGGTCAGACATCAGGTATGGATCATAATCAGGGCATCGTGGTGACTGAGGTGAAGGCCGGCGGCCCGGCAGATAAAGCCGGTATTCAGGTCAATGATGTGATTACCCGC
This window harbors:
- the degS gene encoding outer membrane-stress sensor serine endopeptidase DegS, encoding MFPKLLRSAIFGLIVAAILLVAVPGLRLGSDLLSTADDSADLQPVSYNAGVKRAAPAVVYVYNRSANGTSDVLGSGVIMDPRGYILTNKHVINDASQIIVNLQDGRYFEAMLVGSDSLTDLAVLKINAVNLPVIPINPQRVAHVGDLVMAIGNPYNIGQTVTQGIIGATGRVGLSPSRHQDFLQTDASINRGNSGGALINSLGELMGINTLSFDKSSNGETPEGLGFAIPTKLATKVMEKLIRDGRVIRGYIGITGREFRRYSGQTSGMDHNQGIVVTEVKAGGPADKAGIQVNDVITRVNNAAAVSPVETMDQVAEIRPGTVINVDITRNEKKMTMPVTVLEYPDEIQTQ